The DNA window ACGTCCGGTGAGGCGTTCTCCGGTGGCAATTGGCATTGGCAACGCGTCCTTCACTTCCTTCAGCGCATCGACATCCTCGGGCCAGCAGGGTTCTTCGTACCAGTAGAGGTTGTAGTCACCGAGCAGCCGTCCAAACTGAATTGCCGCTGCCGGTGAGGTGCGGGCATGCAGGTCCACCATGATGTCAATCTCGTCGCCCACCGCTTCGCGCATCGCCTGGACGCACTTTGCGGCTTTCTTCAGCACTGCGGGGCTTTCGATCATTTCGCACACCGGAATGGGCATCGCCTTAAACGCGGTAAATCCCTTCGCGACACTTTGCCGCGCCAACTCGGCGAAATTCTCAGGAGAACCAGTGGTGTACATGCCCTCGAGATTGCCGCCTCCGAGATGATCGTAAAGGCGAAGGGAATCACGAACCGGGCCGCCCAGCAATTCGCAGACTGGCTTGCCCGCATCCTTCCCCTTGATATCCCAGAGCGCCTGATCGATCCCGCTGATCGCGCTCATGTTGGTGATGCCGCCGCGCCAGAAGTATTGCCGGTGCATGATCTGCCAGCATCGCTCCACCTGCAGCGGATTCCGGCCGATCAACAGGACCGCCAGATCTTCAATGGCCCCCACTACCGATCGAGTCTTCCACTCCAGCGTTGCCTCACCCCATCCATACAAGCCGGGCTGATCGGTCTCCACTTTTACGAGAATCCAATTGCGCATCCGCGCATTCACAACCAGCGTGCGAATCGCTGTGATCTTCATGGCAGTTCCTTTATTGCTTCGGCGCTGGGGTGGCTGCAGGGGCGTAGAGCGCACAAGCCGCTTTGCTGTTGCGGAAGTACTCGCTTTCGGCGTTGATCACACCAAGGTGATCCCAGTTCTGGTCCATCGAGTCGCGCCTCCAGAGCGAGCAGGCCTTGGCCCTTTCGCCTTCGGTAAACAGGAAAGTGGCCGTCCCGGCGGCGCGCGTTAAAAACTCCCGCGAGCCTTCATTGGCGCCCTGAAGCATCTCGTTGATCTCTTTGATGCCTTTGAAGAAGAGCAGCGTATCGTAGAAAGCCTTCGACGCCTTGATCTCGAGCAGCGGGCTCACCGTGTCGAGATAAGCCTTTGCTTCCTCCATTTTTCCTGCCCGGCGCAGCGCCAGATAGTGCCAATACTGTAGAGGAATCAGCCAGTTCAGGTCATCGCGCATGGATTCACAGGTCCGGTTCCCCGCAATGTGAGTGGCGCCGGGCACCGGCTTCTTCATCTGCGCCTCGCAGCGTCCGAATTCCTCCGCCGCTTTCTCGTGATCGCCATTGAAATAATAGGCCAGACCCAGATAGTAGGCAGGCTCAAAGGAGCCGGTCCCATGGCTCGTCGCCGTCTTCAGGTCTGCAATGGCAAGGTCAAATTGCCGTGTGGTAATGTAGCGCTGTCCACGGAGCCGATAGAAGCGATAATCCTTGGGGAATTTCTCAATGGCATTGGTATAGAGGGTCACTGCATCTCGAAAGTGCAGCACCGACTCCATCACTCTGCCTGCCTTCACATACTCTTCGGGGTCGTTGGGCGCCTTGGCCAGAGCCTCATAGGCTTTTGCAA is part of the Bryobacter aggregatus MPL3 genome and encodes:
- the dgoD gene encoding galactonate dehydratase; this translates as MKITAIRTLVVNARMRNWILVKVETDQPGLYGWGEATLEWKTRSVVGAIEDLAVLLIGRNPLQVERCWQIMHRQYFWRGGITNMSAISGIDQALWDIKGKDAGKPVCELLGGPVRDSLRLYDHLGGGNLEGMYTTGSPENFAELARQSVAKGFTAFKAMPIPVCEMIESPAVLKKAAKCVQAMREAVGDEIDIMVDLHARTSPAAAIQFGRLLGDYNLYWYEEPCWPEDVDALKEVKDALPMPIATGERLTGRWEFMELFEKRAVHIIQPDVSHCGGISEVRRIAAMAEAYLMPVACHNPQGPVSTASSIHVGFATPNYLIQEVVRNDVPWRNDILGAPLAIEGGSVLPPTAPGLGIDINEKEAAKYPFQPEVTMAFERKDGSVADW
- a CDS encoding tetratricopeptide repeat protein; translated protein: MYLFAILIFTLSASAQLLPTDQAKPPVATETVAGSAQPQAASLGGNALFAPKDPDGRIAKAYEALAKAPNDPEEYVKAGRVMESVLHFRDAVTLYTNAIEKFPKDYRFYRLRGQRYITTRQFDLAIADLKTATSHGTGSFEPAYYLGLAYYFNGDHEKAAEEFGRCEAQMKKPVPGATHIAGNRTCESMRDDLNWLIPLQYWHYLALRRAGKMEEAKAYLDTVSPLLEIKASKAFYDTLLFFKGIKEINEMLQGANEGSREFLTRAAGTATFLFTEGERAKACSLWRRDSMDQNWDHLGVINAESEYFRNSKAACALYAPAATPAPKQ